The Pristiophorus japonicus isolate sPriJap1 chromosome 8, sPriJap1.hap1, whole genome shotgun sequence genomic sequence TTTCTGCTGTTCAGTGCAaatttaaaacaacaacaacttgcatttgcatagtgcctttaacacagtaaaaacatcccaaggtgctttgcaggagcATTATCGGACAAcacctgacactgagccacacaaggcgaCATTAGGACAGATACGATTGCACTGGTTATGGTGCACTACTGGGTTTTATTTAATTTTTAAGGCAGGCCTTGCAATGTCCACTTGAGCGCTTGAGGCGTTCCGCGACCGGTGGCCACTGCCGGGGCTAGCGTGTTTGGTGGTTGGGAAAATTATATTATTTAAGGTATAAGTTTCCTTTGATTTTGCATTTCACAAGTTGATCTTGAAACAACTATCCTCCCCTTCAAAAACAAAAATTTCTGTTGAAATAGGTTATATTTTAGAAGATTTAATTCGTATTGCCCTTCAGCCCTTAAACAGGAGCTGCTGAGAAAACACAAGGAGGCACAGCAGGACTGCAAGGCTCACAACCTCGCTGTGCTCAGAGCAGCACAGCAAAGGGAGCTCGAGGTAAGAGCCTCAAGTTAAACTGCTTTCACGATGACTTTAATCCTTTTGCCAAGCTGTTCTGATTATCTAAAGTCACCGCTTTCAGCGCAGCACCAAGGATTTACCAGGGATTTGCTTTTTTAATTCATGAGTTGTAATCAGTTTCCGAACATAACCTTTGGGAAatggtgtgtgtatatgtgaagTGGTAACTTTAAGGTAATATATATAAAACATCCAGGGTAATAAGCgcctctcccgatctctctaaACTCCTCCTCTAAACtcaattgcccccccccccgcccccggagatgtctgcgctcctctaattttgccctcctgcgcatttctgattataattgttccacgattggtggccgtgccttctgttgcctaggcaaaagcaaaatactgcggatgctggaaatctgaaataaacacaaaaaaaatgctggaaatactcagcaggtcaggcagcatctgcagagagaaaaaGTGAGATTAACAGAGATTCTGATGAGAGGTCAACAACCCAAAacctgaactctgtttctctccccacagatgctgcctgacctgctcagtatatccagcattttgtgtttgtgTTACTGTATTGAGTATGTTCAGATTTGCACACTTACAACCTGAAACTTGGCTTTCAAGTGGTCATGAGCAGAGAGCTGGCTCCAGTATGTCAAGGACTTAAAATCTATACCGGTGCTGGGAGGGGGAATCTGACCATTGCAAGACACCAGGGAAATGGGCAAATATAACTTTGCCCCACCCAAGGCTGCTAAGGTTGCATGACTTGACAGGACTGAATTGTGTCTTGTGTCTAAATAAAAAACCGTCTTCCTTTACCATCAGTGTAGATTTAgagtcctcagcattgaagcactgaccacactcggatcagctccactgggcaggccacatagtccgcatgccagacatgagactcccaaagcaagtgctctacttggagctccttcatggcaaacgagccaaaggtgggcagcggaaacgctacaaggacaccctcaaagcctccctgataaagtgcaacatccccactgacacctgggagtccctggtccaagactgccctaagtggaggaagtgcatccgagagggcgctgagcacctcgagtctcaacgccgagagcgtgcagaaatcagtgcagacagcggaaagagcgtgcagcaaacctgtcccacccaccccttccctcaaccactatctgtcccacctgtgacctgagtctttggctcttgtattggactgttcagccaccaaagaactcacttcaggagtggaaacaagtcttcctcgatcccaagggactgcctatgatgatgattaagatTTGGGGTAGAGCCAGCGATTGTTGTTTCCTCCATTCCTTCATCTGTCTGAAGCTCTGTCACTGTTTTCTAGGCCTTGGAGCAGAGAGTTAAGGAGGAGCAAAGGATGATGGATGAGAAGATAGTCTTGGAGCTGGATCAGAAGGTGATCGACCAACAGAACACCCTGGAGAAGGCTGGTGTTCCCGGATTTTACATTACTACAAACCCTCAGGTGAATCCATTCATAAAGATGTATACAGTGTAATCTTTTTTGTGCCTTCACTTTTTTTTCTGTGGTTCATTGTTTGCCAATTGTATTTTACAACAAAAAGGTTTTGAGCTACATTCACCATTACACTTCCAAACCTGATTAAGCCTCAACCCCAATCACTTTCCTCAGCTACCAGCAGTATACAGGTATTGCTTGCTTGTGAATTTCGGTGGGGAGGAGCACTCCAGAAAACAGCAGGATGTGCAACCCTGCTGAGGGAGCTTGCTATCCGGGCTTGATGGGCCTATATTACGGAACTGCATATCCATAGAAGCAACACCACAAGAAATCCACCAGTGTAAATGCATGTGATATTCATGTTCTTTCGGAATTCTACTTTCAAAAGCAACAGTGTTGCCTCTACTTTCCTAATGGCAGCAAGGTTATCCTATGCAGTGAAATGGTTGAGCCATACAGAGAAAGaagtaaagaaagaagaaagacttgcatttctgtagcgcctttcacgaccactggatgtctcaaatcgctttacagccgatgaagtacttttggagtgtagtcactgttgtaatgtgggaaatgcagcagccaacttgcgcacagtaagctcccacaaacagaaatctgATAATATAGATAATAGAGCTGAAATTTGCTGAGTTAGCCGATGCCAATAGCAATGCTACAATTGGTCCCATTGCCCCTAAGTTAGGATGGGAGGCAATTAGCCTGGGTTTGCACtctttcttgctattgagcaaCCCTTTGCAGGAAGTGCAGATATATGTGGAGAGGATCTAGGCTTAGTTGGGATGCTTCCCTATGGTCCAGCAGCCTGTCGATATTCAAGCCAATGTTACAGGGGGACCACCTGCTGCAGTCAGGCCAATAGATGAATGGCTGCTTGCAACATTGGGTGTCGGGACTCCGCCCACGTGATGTGGTTTTGTTGGGAGACTTGTAAGATCTAAACTTCTACCCTAAAATTAAACTGATGGTAAAGGAAGGAGTTTTTTTTTAGATACAAGGTATAGTTAAGTCCTGTCAAGTCATGCCTTTGTTCATACAAccttttaaaaaggaattggataaattctttgagaaaaaaattgcagggatatggggaaagtgggactaactggattgctcttcgaaaaagcTGGCGCAGActgaatgggtcaaatggcctcttgTGGTACTGTTCTATGGTTCTCTGGAACAAGAAATTCTGACCTTGATGGGTGTTTAGGGAAACTTTCAATAGTCCGAGATTTAAATCAAGATTTGTTAAGTATATTGTAggctaagatcaatagatttttggactctaggggaatcaagacatggaaatcgggcaggaaagtggagttgaggtcgaagaccagccatgatctacttgaatggcggaacaggcttgaggggccatatggccgactcctgctcctaattcttttattCTTGTGTTCTAAATACTTTCATTACGCTTTATCTTACAGGAGCTGACTTTACAGATGAATTTGCTGGAACTGATCTTAAAAATGCAGCAGAAAGCATCTGAATCGGGGAGCTGCTgatggagcagtgtgggtgggggtgggggagggtagtCTAGTTCAGAAAACGCACATGAGAACCGACCAGCTCAACTAGGACATTTCCAGAGGCAAAACTAAAAGCTTTATGCACCGTCCGGGCTTGTCAAGTGCGAGTTGTACAGGAAGCCCTGACACTCCTGGTGGCCGGCTAAACAGAGAGGTTCTTGTATCTGTCAACTTGGATCGTGTCAAATGTCAAATCATTGCATGTTACATAAATGATGAGTGCTGGATTATAAAAGAGATTGCAGTTCCTGTACACCAGTTTggttcaaataagaacataagaaataggagaaggagtagatcatacggaccctcgcgcctgctccgccaataaatgagatcgtggctgatctgatcttggcctcaactccacatacccgcccgcttCTCATAGCCCTATAGTTCAAAGGTTGCAAATTGTATCggtgttttaattttctccccttTTATCtaaagtagatttttttttaaaaagggggtatGTTCAACTTACATAGTACATTTGCAGGACTTTTTGAAAACTTTCATTGTTTCTCCTTGAATGTGGTTGGCAAGACTCTGAGACTGGTATCAAGAGCCTTATTGACTGAACGACATCCTTTGTGCAGTCTTTTCTTTTTGTGTTATGCAAGTTGACCACAAGTATTTGAGAGGAGCCTCGTAAATGAATGCACAAAGCGCATTACTTTGTGACGCTCTAACCAGAGAACTGTTTTTGTGCTGAAGGTAAGGAATTCAAGAGAATGAAACACTGACGAGTGAAAGTTGTAATTCTCGCCATTGCCAAGGTATTaattttgttctggattccctGAGATTATGTGTaattattgtttaaaaaaaataaaatctcAATGTATAACTTAATGTTACACGCTGTGGGTTTTGTGGGTGAGAATCTTTAGCTTTTTGTCGTACGTAGCTTCTGTGATGTCACCAGAACCTGGGCCCCCAAGTGTCTCAATTATTTTACACAAGTATTATCAGTTAATTAAAAATCCGGAAAATGACTTGTAATGTGGAGGGAGATGAGGTCAAATCACCAGAAGGCAATTGAGACCTGTGGCTACTTTACCAAGGCCACTCAGTGAGCGACCACACTCCTTATTCTCCACAGTTTAAATTCAGAAAGCATCTTGACATATCAGTGTTGTGTATTTTTAATTTGGTTCGTTTTATATCTGTAATATGATTCAATAATTGAACAGTCACATTGCTTTTCACACAGTTCAATAAAGTTTCTATTTTTTCAATTCTATTTAAAATCCTATTCCTGTTGTACTCTGCTGTCTTGAATCAAATTTGTTCGGTCAATGCGTTCACTgtactgctctttttgataagTAGAATCACGAGAATGCTGTGTCCAATTTGCTGTTTATCATTGAttttagagtttaaaaaaaaaagccataATTGCAAATTGAAGTACCCAGATTTGTATAGTAATATAACTCGGTGCATGTGAGATTTTAAAGCAGTTTTCACTGTGCCTGGTTTTGAGAACTTTAAATATTAAAATCACTTCCTGTAACACCTGGAATGTAATATCCGCATTCACTTCTAATGttcctggggaggggagggaggggtgtttCTCATTCGCTTTCAGGAGTTGCCGTTCATATTGTAACAGTCTTGTATtgccgggtgacccttcattcgcagggtttaaaaatatatattatctTCGGAGTAACCAGAAACAACTAGTCGGGGGCAGGTGTCATCAAACCGATCCTGATAGTTCCCCAAAGAACTTGTGCCTAGATACCACAGCAAAAGGCCAAAAGCTTCCAATAGATTAAATCCCCATTGATTCTGTATTTGAACTTTATCTTACAACAATGCTGATTGGCAGAGAATTCTTCTGGTAGGCAAAGTAGTCTGTAGCCCTttaagaacataattaggagcaggagtaggatataTAGCAACTCtaatctgctccaccattcaataagatcaaggggtatggagagaaagcaggaaaggggtactgaaggaatgatcagccatgatcttattgaatggcggtgcaggctcgaagggccgaatggcctactgcacctatttttctatgtttctatgactgatcttccatctcgactccactttcccatcctatcccttgattcccttagtgtccaaaaatctattgacctcaagTCTTgaatacacagccctctggggtagaggattccaaagattcatcatcctctgagtgaagaaatttctcctcatctcagtcgaaatggctgaccccttattctgagactctgatctctagttctagactcttcaaccagggagaaacatcctccctgcatctaccctgtctagccctggtaTTTACGGCAAAACTCCACCAATTGCTTGACATGTCATTGAATGTCGATGAATAGTTTGATAGTGAGCTCCCATTTTCACGAGGCTAATGgcacaaatcatccagcaatttgtggcaactTGCAACTCATTGCGTGTCTTCTTTGCCATAAATTGCCGGGTTTTTTACACATTAATAACGCCAGCTGCCGTGAGCTCACCATTATTTCTCCAGCAATCTCTGGGCCAATGCAAGTTCTGAATTGAACAggaacattaaatttattttattgaCCAATCACTTGTTGAAAAGTCAGATTGAGAGTTCGATACCATAAACCTAGTTCAACAGAATAAGCTTGTAAAACGCCTGAGGCGCAAACCTGTACAAACAAGTTTGAAATGTCATCTCTTCCAGGTCCTGAATTGTTTCTAAAACTCTCGGGCTTCAGCCACAGTCGAGGTGAAAGAGCTACAATGCGTACTCGGatatgaactttcaaaagtctTTCGACAAGATGCCACATGGTAGAGATGTAGAGGGGCATGGTTTGAGAGGTCACACATGGAAATGTACAAGTGGACATGGATTTAAAAACAAAAcattttaggaacaggaaaaggataTATATGGCCTTTAGGTTGAGCTCAAATCCATCTTCTCGCCTTGTCCCTCTTTTTTTTAATTCAGAAATGTGTCTAGCTGTCTATCTGTTGGACTCACTTATATATGTGCTTTATTGGCTTTGCATATTTGTTTTATTAGTTGTGCATGATCTCTGCTTTTTGAATCCATGTAAAGCAacaccacgcataccaatagcATTCATTGCAATCATTCTGTGCTCCACGAATAATAACAGTCTCTCCCTTTTTCTCCCCTGGTCACACATTCTTGAAATTGGTccaatattttatttttaaaatactaatatatgtgattgcctcatgttttTTCTGCTTGTATTAAACTTGACTAGACTATAGATTTCAGGTATGTCtccagagttttttttttaaatacctgtaGTAGACTTCTGTTTTCCATATTCTAATCGAGAATCTCGCCAGAATatagtaaatttaaaaaaatttaagctTTCCTAATTTTGATGTCCACATCCTCTTAAAACGCTTCAGTATTGCTGCACTGgtttgtgatggaggagcggtgagagatcgtgccgGAGGTGcgacggggcccaggggcagcacaggccagcctacactgcgataagtgtgtgtgcactaggtctccagttgtcctggttaacccttgccactggataaaggcctagctctgtcaagcacatcagccaccacacaggcaacggtcaccacacgttaaaaataaatCAACGCAgacatcttccatcccttcaattggagttcaggactggaacaccgtgtccttcattgaaacatctgtgaactcatgtggaagcaagtcatcctcgttcgagagaccacCTATGAGGCCATGGTAGACTGGTGACTAAGGTCAGAGCACGTTGAgtcaggacaagtagcagaatggatagcaaacaGGCTACAAACAGAAAGTAggagttaaaggtagttactcagatggGCGGAAGGTGAGAAGTGgtattccacagggatcggtgttgggaccactgttgttcaccatttgcataaatgatttggactcaggaatcggaAGTACTGTAGCactgtatcaaaatttgcagatagcttcgatggtggatggggcagactCATTGGACCAGCTGACCTTTACCTGACCGTCCCTTTTCATAGGTTTGCATTCACCCACACCCACCAAATCAAAATTATACGTATAAAGAAGCAAGATTAAAATAGTTTTTTTCCACGGGGCTGTGTGGTAACACAAGGTAACAATATTATACTCATGATCTTACATTGTGGGATATGTCCTCTACTATAACTCTGTGGCTCAGGGACATATGCACATAAGTTAggccaacacttcagtgcagtactaagggagtgctgcactgtctgagctgctatctttcagatgagatgttaatccctCTTAAATGGATGTATAAGATCCCTTGACTTGGCGGTACAAcacaggttcattagattgatcacTGGGATGAGTGGATTGTCccgtgagaagagattgagtagattgggcctatactctggagtttagaagaatgagagatgatctcattgaaaaatacaagattctgaaggggattgacaggatagatgctgaggtggtttcctctggctgaagtgtctcgaactaggggtaacagtctcagaataagaggttgacaatttaagactgagatgaggagaagtttcttcactcagagggtggtgaatctttggaattctctactccagagggttgtggaagctcagtcattgagcatattcaagacagagatcaatagatttttggatattaagggaatcgagcgatatggtgatagtgcaggaaagtggagttgaggtaggtcagccatgatcttattgaatggtgaagcagacttgaggggccgaatagcccactcttgctcctatttcttatgttcttaatctcgcTGTAGCTATTTAGAGCCCGCAATTCATGTTGCAATGATCCTGTTGATGACGTGATTTATTGCCCTGACATGTCACTCAACCTTGGAGGCCCAGAAAGGGCGCAAtgtaacaacaaaaacttgcatttgtatagcatcacattgcaaaacgtcccaaagtgcttaacaAGAGCGTCATTAATAAAActttttcacactgagccacagaagaacatgtcagggcaaatgaccaaaattttggtcaaagaggtaagttttaaggagcatcttgaaggagcagaaagaggcggagaggtttacggagaaattcaagagcttagggccaaggtagGTGAAAACACgggtgccaatggtggagcgattaaaaccggGAATGCGCAAGTGGCCtgcattggaggagtgcagagatcttgaaggcttgtaggactggaggaggttacagaactagagacggggtgaggccacggagagatttgaaaacgaggatgaggattttaaaattgaggtagtgttggaccaggagccaatgtaggtcagtgagcacagggttggtgggtgaatgagacttggtgtgagttaaggtatgggcagcagagttttgaatcagCACATGTTTATGTGGGGTGGAAGATGGCAGGCTGGCCAGGAGTACATTGGgatagtaaagtctagaggtaacaaaggcatgggtgaaggtttcagcggcagaggagctgaggcagggttggagttgggtgatgttatggaggtgaaagtaggcagtcttggtgatggagtggatatgtggtcggaagctcatctcaggatcaaatgcaacaccgaggttgcgaatgatctggctcagcttcagacagttgccagggatggagatggtggtcagggaatgtagtttgtggtggggactgaagccagtggcttcagtcttcccaatatttagttggaggaaattgttgctcatccaatactggatgtcagacaagcagtgtgagaaatcagagacagtggagcagtcaagagaggtggtggtgagatagagcagaGTATcgacagcgtacatgtggaacatgATGTGTTTTCGGATGTCACCAAGGGTCAGTATGTAGGTGAGAAAGAGAAGGGGCCCAAGGGTAGACCCTTGGGGTTTCCAGAGGTAAGGGTGTGGGATTTGGGGAGGGAAGTCATTGcagttgattctctggctacggttca encodes the following:
- the dgcr6 gene encoding protein DGCR6 isoform X1; the encoded protein is MNKNIGIYEDPADIAKQQEQHYHLLSQLQNLVKDLSSSCQQRLSYDILSNLALALIDGTVFEIVQGLLEIQHLTEKNLYNQRLKLHSEHRALKQELLRKHKEAQQDCKAHNLAVLRAAQQRELEALEQRVKEEQRMMDEKIVLELDQKVIDQQNTLEKAGVPGFYITTNPQELTLQMNLLELILKMQQKASESGSC